Proteins from a single region of Desulfobacter postgatei 2ac9:
- a CDS encoding relaxase/mobilization nuclease domain-containing protein: MISKRIHCEPQNDNIKRLGLYINAGHEGEKLYAKWTAGCYAGQDYGLAIDEIKATQGMNTRTKKEKTYHMVVSFHPEDFKKLSLEDFKNIEKEFAAALGFEDHQRLCGIHINTDNPHMHVAYNMIHKEKYTRHDPFYDYYKRDKTCRILEEKYKLKIDVGVEQQFSDYVKQRQSDVKHAFDNARDWQSLHKELAVYGLTVQMRGNGCILAAIGHKQKDGHHIKLSDFDKNLSRKKLQDRFGSYEKSAGDYEVKEFFQRKPKRENAKAKDFETKTGLKSFDTFVLESKEFIAQAAVKSDTWQDFHRELARIGLEVKPRGAGFVLTDIGGKTKKNSSIPFSKTGMRIAQNGIILEHPKKGDQNNGRDTGQPGNRNTGTQRNTSTCRQPGFSQPGPLSQNNLRKLSQCRLAYHGTGQAEDILSFDARSYRRKPESLRWGNDERLKILGEFEPSKGGYTIENPYKFEPVKKLKSAKEKEAWKIYIREQKQHNYNWIKFNKNFQRFMVKIMECNSAVLKI; encoded by the coding sequence ATGATATCAAAACGTATCCATTGCGAACCGCAAAACGACAACATAAAGCGGTTAGGGTTGTATATCAATGCCGGCCATGAAGGGGAAAAGCTCTATGCAAAATGGACAGCCGGGTGTTATGCCGGGCAGGATTATGGTCTGGCCATTGATGAAATTAAAGCCACCCAGGGAATGAACACCCGGACCAAAAAAGAAAAAACCTATCATATGGTGGTAAGTTTTCATCCTGAAGATTTCAAAAAACTTTCCCTGGAAGATTTTAAAAACATTGAAAAAGAATTTGCAGCCGCTTTAGGTTTTGAAGACCATCAACGGCTCTGCGGAATACACATCAACACAGACAATCCCCACATGCACGTTGCTTACAATATGATCCACAAGGAAAAATACACCCGGCATGATCCTTTTTATGATTATTATAAACGGGATAAAACCTGCCGGATCCTGGAGGAAAAATATAAACTTAAGATTGATGTCGGTGTTGAACAGCAATTTAGCGATTACGTCAAACAGCGGCAATCCGATGTCAAACACGCCTTTGACAATGCCCGGGATTGGCAGTCCCTGCACAAAGAGCTTGCCGTTTACGGCTTAACTGTGCAAATGCGCGGGAACGGCTGTATCCTGGCTGCAATCGGCCACAAACAAAAAGATGGCCATCATATAAAATTAAGCGATTTTGATAAGAATTTGTCCAGGAAAAAACTTCAGGACCGGTTTGGTTCTTATGAGAAATCAGCCGGGGATTATGAGGTAAAAGAATTCTTTCAACGGAAGCCAAAACGGGAAAACGCCAAAGCCAAAGACTTTGAAACCAAAACAGGACTAAAATCCTTTGACACCTTTGTTTTAGAATCAAAAGAGTTTATCGCCCAGGCGGCAGTTAAATCTGATACCTGGCAAGACTTCCACAGGGAACTGGCCAGAATCGGCCTTGAAGTCAAACCCCGGGGGGCAGGTTTTGTTTTAACTGATATCGGCGGCAAGACAAAGAAAAATTCAAGCATCCCCTTTTCTAAAACCGGTATGCGAATTGCCCAAAACGGCATTATCCTTGAACACCCCAAAAAAGGAGATCAGAACAATGGACGAGACACAGGACAGCCAGGTAATAGAAACACCGGAACACAACGAAACACAAGCACATGCAGGCAGCCCGGTTTTAGCCAACCTGGACCGCTCTCCCAAAACAATTTGCGCAAATTGTCCCAATGCCGTTTGGCATATCACGGAACAGGACAAGCTGAGGATATTTTGTCGTTTGATGCACGCTCTTATAGACGAAAGCCTGAAAGCCTGCGATGGGGCAATGATGAACGATTGAAAATTTTAGGGGAATTTGAACCATCCAAAGGCGGTTATACAATTGAAAATCCATATAAATTTGAACCGGTGAAAAAACTCAAATCCGCCAAAGAAAAAGAAGCCTGGAAAATCTACATCCGTGAACAAAAACAGCACAACTATAATTGGATAAAATTTAACAAAAATTTCCAGCGTTTTATGGTGAAGATTATGGAATGTAATTCAGCTGTTTTAAAAATTTAA
- the tsoX gene encoding HSGNPxU motif (seleno)protein TsoX → MAELTVFHSGNPGUMSCKKAIGIAEEMKEMFGEKINLSIYTTDSEEARKYDFRSSTNVLFEGEMMPLEIVLDKNKMKTFLSDKLS, encoded by the coding sequence ATGGCTGAACTGACAGTTTTCCACAGCGGAAATCCCGGCTGAATGTCATGTAAAAAGGCTATTGGTATAGCCGAAGAAATGAAAGAAATGTTCGGAGAAAAGATAAATCTGAGCATATACACCACAGATTCGGAAGAAGCTCGGAAATATGATTTCAGAAGTTCGACAAATGTTCTGTTTGAGGGTGAGATGATGCCTTTGGAAATTGTATTGGATAAGAACAAAATGAAAACTTTCCTTTCAGACAAACTTTCATAG
- a CDS encoding S26 family signal peptidase: protein MTYKSKIMLPCTLFFAVCFFISQYCYINASASLPPGIYLKTSRAVANGSYVVFHPTAAQQPLVSRYVKNTPLMKRVAALPGQAYQLPPASDTDSKGRTITAFEPKTGIVPANHLVVVGNTKFSLDSRYLGFVPQSSIIDTITPLWVFGL from the coding sequence ATGACATATAAAAGCAAAATCATGCTGCCCTGCACTCTCTTTTTTGCGGTCTGTTTTTTTATATCTCAATACTGTTATATCAATGCCTCCGCCAGCCTGCCACCAGGTATATATTTAAAAACCTCCCGGGCAGTTGCCAACGGCTCTTATGTGGTCTTTCACCCCACTGCTGCACAACAGCCTCTTGTTTCAAGGTACGTTAAAAACACCCCTTTAATGAAACGTGTGGCTGCGTTACCAGGCCAGGCATATCAACTGCCCCCGGCCTCGGATACAGACAGCAAAGGCCGGACTATTACAGCATTTGAACCCAAAACAGGTATCGTACCTGCCAATCACCTGGTTGTGGTCGGCAACACAAAATTTTCATTGGACAGCAGGTATCTCGGCTTTGTACCGCAATCATCAATAATCGATACGATAACCCCTCTTTGGGTTTTCGGTCTCTGA
- a CDS encoding type IV secretory system conjugative DNA transfer family protein, whose protein sequence is MKKQEYGLKQARVKKSWYPLLFPVCFLLWAFAFMGYATQTVARALRYHPDLGRPVFDTCYLPWKVFEWNKYITDTPVGNQVDLIFGAFVLSTVFGFFLILRKKPKGNLNLHGTAAWAKKKELPAMGLDAREGVYVGGFPLARGTKYLIHNGPEHILAFAPTRSGKGVGLVIPSLLAWPGSSITLDIKGENYALTSGYRAKELHHNILKFDPADETFSFAKWNPLAEVRINTNHAIADAQNIAQMICDPDGKGMKDYFTQAGYALLTGLILHVIVSKQDATLADVVAEITKSDNEGDVKNLLYAMIDKEHAQILKNRYPDMDTDLADNIQSTIDSYAGEAVIKADRELSGVVSTAITNLSLYRDPIVAKNTSESDFFISDIMNSQTPVDLYLVVSPANLDRLRPLLRVFFNLALRKFTQKMEFENGQAVVGYKHRLLLMLDEFTSLGKLEIMEKALAFMAGYGVKAYIIVQDLSQLQKEYTRDESITSNCHVRIAYAPNKIETAKLLSDMTGKTTVVDKKTSVSGKRLGGMGNASVSVSEVARPLLTPDECMRLKGPVKDEKGGIKTPGDMLIFVAGYNTVYGQQILYFLDPVFQERVKIRPPGHMNFSN, encoded by the coding sequence ATGAAAAAACAGGAATACGGCCTTAAGCAGGCCAGGGTAAAAAAAAGCTGGTATCCCCTGCTCTTCCCGGTTTGTTTTTTGCTGTGGGCCTTTGCCTTCATGGGTTACGCCACCCAAACCGTAGCCAGGGCGTTAAGATACCATCCTGACCTGGGCAGGCCGGTGTTTGATACCTGTTACCTGCCCTGGAAGGTGTTTGAATGGAATAAATACATCACAGACACCCCGGTGGGTAATCAGGTTGACTTGATCTTCGGGGCTTTTGTCCTCAGCACTGTCTTCGGCTTTTTCCTGATTCTCAGGAAAAAGCCTAAAGGCAATCTAAATCTGCACGGCACGGCTGCCTGGGCAAAGAAAAAAGAGTTGCCCGCCATGGGACTTGATGCCAGGGAAGGCGTATATGTGGGCGGCTTTCCATTGGCCCGGGGCACCAAGTACCTGATCCATAACGGCCCGGAACATATTTTAGCATTTGCGCCCACCCGGTCCGGTAAAGGTGTGGGCCTGGTTATCCCCTCGTTGCTTGCCTGGCCGGGCTCAAGCATCACCCTGGACATTAAGGGTGAAAATTACGCGTTGACATCAGGATACAGGGCCAAGGAATTACATCATAACATTCTTAAGTTTGATCCTGCCGATGAAACCTTTTCCTTTGCTAAATGGAATCCTTTGGCAGAAGTGCGGATTAATACCAATCATGCCATTGCCGATGCCCAGAATATTGCACAGATGATCTGTGACCCGGACGGCAAGGGCATGAAGGATTATTTCACCCAGGCCGGATATGCCTTGCTGACCGGGTTGATTCTGCATGTCATTGTATCAAAGCAGGATGCCACCCTTGCCGATGTTGTGGCCGAAATCACAAAAAGCGACAATGAGGGGGATGTCAAAAACCTGCTCTATGCCATGATAGACAAGGAACACGCACAGATCCTGAAGAACCGGTATCCGGATATGGATACGGATCTGGCAGACAACATACAATCCACCATTGACAGTTATGCCGGTGAAGCTGTGATCAAAGCCGACCGTGAGTTATCCGGGGTGGTATCAACCGCCATTACAAACCTGTCTTTGTACCGTGATCCCATTGTCGCAAAGAACACCTCGGAGTCTGATTTTTTCATTTCAGATATCATGAACTCCCAAACCCCTGTTGATTTATACCTGGTTGTATCCCCTGCCAACCTGGACCGGTTAAGGCCCCTGCTGCGTGTGTTTTTCAATCTGGCGTTAAGAAAATTCACCCAGAAAATGGAGTTTGAAAACGGACAGGCCGTGGTTGGTTATAAACACAGGCTATTGCTCATGCTGGACGAATTTACCAGCCTGGGCAAGCTGGAAATCATGGAAAAAGCCCTGGCCTTTATGGCCGGTTACGGTGTGAAGGCTTATATCATTGTCCAGGATTTATCCCAGCTGCAAAAAGAATACACCAGGGACGAATCAATTACATCAAACTGCCATGTCAGGATTGCATATGCACCCAATAAAATAGAAACCGCAAAACTACTATCGGATATGACCGGGAAAACCACCGTGGTGGACAAAAAAACCAGTGTCTCCGGCAAGCGGTTAGGCGGCATGGGCAATGCCTCTGTGTCTGTCAGCGAAGTCGCAAGGCCGCTGCTCACACCGGATGAATGCATGCGGCTGAAAGGCCCGGTCAAAGACGAAAAAGGGGGAATCAAAACCCCCGGCGATATGCTTATCTTCGTTGCCGGTTACAACACAGTATACGGTCAGCAGATACTCTATTTTTTAGATCCTGTCTTCCAGGAGCGGGTTAAAATCCGACCGCCCGGCCATATGAATTTTTCAAACTAA
- the trbB gene encoding P-type conjugative transfer ATPase TrbB encodes MSVVLDSLKHNLGPIVTQALDDDNVIEIMLNPDGRLWLDTFDRGMVEVSAIPASSAAGILSQVASMLGAVVTKDSPVVEGELPLDGSRFEGLFPPVVANPTFTIRKKAIRIFTLDNYVRSGTMSLDQQQIICDAIANKKNILVAGGTGSGKTTLTNAILAELANIAGNERLVIIEDTSELQCLSKNKVMLRTNRNTSMQHLLKATMRLRPDRIVVGEVRGGEALDLLKAWNTGHPGGVCTVHANSCAGGLIRLQQLIAEVVPTPMDDLIHEAVDLVIFIKKTKQGRKIDDIAVINQKNPAIHKLKIPAQAYAGKVDKTK; translated from the coding sequence ATGAGCGTGGTCTTGGACAGTCTGAAGCATAATTTAGGCCCCATTGTTACCCAGGCCCTGGATGATGATAACGTGATTGAAATTATGCTCAATCCTGACGGCAGGCTATGGCTTGATACCTTTGACAGGGGAATGGTGGAAGTGTCCGCCATCCCTGCATCATCTGCCGCCGGAATACTGAGCCAGGTTGCGTCCATGCTTGGGGCCGTCGTTACAAAGGATTCTCCCGTTGTTGAAGGTGAATTGCCCCTGGACGGCAGCCGGTTTGAGGGATTGTTCCCTCCGGTTGTGGCAAATCCCACGTTCACAATCCGCAAAAAGGCCATCAGAATATTTACCCTGGATAATTATGTGCGGTCCGGCACCATGTCTTTGGATCAGCAGCAAATTATCTGCGATGCCATTGCAAACAAAAAAAACATCCTGGTGGCGGGCGGAACAGGTTCCGGCAAAACCACCCTGACCAATGCCATTCTTGCAGAACTGGCAAATATTGCCGGCAATGAACGGCTTGTCATTATCGAGGACACCAGCGAACTGCAGTGCCTGTCAAAAAACAAGGTGATGCTGCGTACAAACCGGAACACCAGTATGCAGCATCTTCTTAAAGCCACCATGAGGCTTCGTCCGGACAGGATCGTTGTGGGTGAAGTCAGGGGCGGTGAAGCCCTGGACCTGTTAAAGGCGTGGAATACCGGCCACCCGGGTGGCGTGTGCACCGTCCATGCCAATTCCTGTGCCGGGGGGCTGATCCGGCTGCAGCAGCTCATTGCCGAAGTTGTGCCGACCCCCATGGATGATTTAATCCACGAGGCGGTTGATTTGGTGATTTTTATTAAAAAGACCAAACAGGGCAGAAAGATAGACGATATTGCCGTCATAAACCAAAAGAATCCGGCCATACACAAGTTAAAAATTCCAGCTCAAGCCTATGCCGGGAAAGTAGACAAAACAAAATAG
- a CDS encoding DNA topoisomerase III: MRLFIAEKPSLGRAIAAGLGEAEKRNGYIECGPDIVTWCFGHLLEMDQPEAYDEKYKAWKKEDLPILPNAFNASVRKDAAAQMKIIGKLLQDAECVVNAGDPDREGQLLVDEVLEYHDYAGSCQRIWLAALDDKSVKKALSSMTDNNDYTGLRDAARARSQADWLVGMNCTRAMTLVGRDAGNQGVLSLGRVQTPTLALVVNRDLAIENFKPHPYFTLHVEILHEAGTFTGTFQPLDTQKGLDDQGRLINPDEAFRIKKEVSGQAGKIIEAVTEKKKKNPPLPHCLSSLQKAASAKLGMGAKQVLDVAQALYEKKLTTYPRSDCRYLPEEQFDEAGRVFAVLTNVSGLEQIAGNTDCSIKSAAYDTKKVTAHHAIIPTGETPSNLSDDESALYRMIAQSFCIQFYAAMEFEAQKILTGINNTVWKSTGRTILNPGWTAFIREQEDEDAEDQVLPGVHQNDGITAAQVDIKSQKTKPPARFTEGTLIEAMANIHRFIEDAEAKKTLKENEGIGTEATRAGIIETLKARHLLELQKKNIISTDLGRQLVKMAPEVLTDPVTTAKWESRLSAIADGKESLSGFMTDQSIQVPELVKAIFALQLAPLPGTHLCPECGRPLCRQKNPKGSWYWGCFNQDGHATPVFLNDKNGKPDLTPKKKIELSEHKCRACGKPLVKRESEKKAKGGKKNYWWGCSGFPECKERYFDDNGKPRFNNKGE, translated from the coding sequence ATGAGACTTTTCATAGCAGAAAAACCATCCCTTGGCCGGGCCATTGCCGCAGGCCTGGGGGAAGCCGAAAAAAGAAACGGTTACATAGAATGCGGTCCGGATATCGTGACCTGGTGCTTTGGCCATCTGTTGGAAATGGATCAGCCCGAAGCATATGATGAAAAATATAAAGCCTGGAAAAAAGAAGACCTGCCCATTTTACCAAACGCCTTTAATGCCTCGGTCAGAAAAGATGCTGCCGCACAAATGAAAATCATAGGCAAGCTTCTCCAGGATGCTGAATGCGTAGTTAACGCAGGGGATCCGGACAGAGAAGGACAGCTGCTTGTTGACGAGGTGCTGGAATACCACGATTATGCCGGTTCTTGCCAACGTATCTGGCTTGCGGCCCTGGATGACAAATCAGTCAAAAAAGCCCTGTCGTCCATGACAGACAACAATGATTATACCGGCCTGCGTGATGCGGCCCGGGCCAGATCCCAGGCAGACTGGCTGGTGGGCATGAACTGCACCCGGGCCATGACCCTTGTAGGCCGTGATGCCGGCAACCAGGGCGTGTTATCCCTTGGCCGGGTCCAGACCCCGACCCTTGCCCTGGTGGTCAACCGGGATCTTGCCATTGAAAACTTCAAACCCCACCCGTATTTCACCCTTCATGTTGAAATCCTTCATGAAGCAGGTACGTTTACCGGCACGTTTCAGCCGCTTGACACACAAAAAGGGCTGGATGACCAGGGCCGCTTAATCAACCCTGATGAAGCCTTTCGGATCAAAAAAGAGGTAAGCGGCCAGGCCGGCAAGATTATAGAGGCTGTTACAGAAAAGAAAAAAAAGAATCCGCCGTTACCCCATTGCCTCTCCTCTTTACAAAAAGCTGCATCGGCAAAGCTCGGCATGGGAGCAAAACAAGTGCTTGATGTGGCCCAGGCCCTTTATGAAAAAAAGCTGACCACCTATCCGCGTTCTGACTGCCGGTATCTGCCGGAAGAACAATTTGACGAAGCCGGCCGTGTGTTTGCAGTTTTAACAAACGTTTCAGGGCTTGAGCAAATTGCCGGGAACACGGATTGCTCTATCAAAAGCGCGGCATACGACACAAAAAAAGTAACTGCCCACCATGCCATTATTCCCACAGGTGAAACGCCTTCGAACCTGTCTGATGATGAATCTGCCCTGTACCGCATGATTGCCCAAAGCTTTTGCATCCAGTTTTATGCGGCCATGGAGTTTGAAGCGCAGAAAATTCTGACCGGCATAAATAATACGGTCTGGAAATCAACGGGCAGAACGATATTGAATCCCGGCTGGACCGCTTTCATCAGGGAACAAGAGGATGAAGACGCCGAAGACCAGGTTTTGCCCGGGGTACACCAGAACGACGGTATAACCGCAGCCCAGGTTGATATCAAATCCCAAAAAACAAAACCGCCTGCAAGGTTTACCGAAGGCACCCTGATTGAGGCCATGGCAAATATTCACCGGTTCATTGAAGATGCCGAAGCCAAAAAGACATTAAAAGAAAATGAAGGCATCGGAACAGAAGCGACTCGGGCCGGCATCATTGAAACATTAAAAGCCCGGCACCTGCTTGAACTGCAGAAAAAGAACATCATTTCCACTGATCTTGGCCGGCAGCTGGTCAAAATGGCCCCTGAAGTACTCACAGATCCTGTGACAACGGCAAAATGGGAATCCAGATTATCAGCCATTGCTGACGGTAAAGAAAGCCTGTCCGGGTTTATGACAGATCAAAGCATCCAGGTTCCCGAACTTGTCAAAGCAATATTTGCCCTTCAATTAGCCCCTTTGCCGGGAACCCATCTTTGCCCGGAATGCGGCCGGCCTTTATGCAGGCAAAAAAACCCAAAAGGCTCGTGGTACTGGGGATGTTTCAACCAGGATGGGCATGCAACGCCCGTATTCCTCAATGATAAAAACGGCAAGCCCGATTTAACGCCAAAGAAGAAAATAGAATTGTCAGAACACAAGTGCCGGGCCTGCGGCAAACCCCTTGTTAAACGGGAATCAGAGAAAAAAGCCAAAGGAGGGAAAAAGAATTATTGGTGGGGATGCTCCGGCTTCCCTGAATGCAAAGAACGTTATTTTGACGATAACGGCAAACCCCGGTTCAATAACAAAGGAGAATAA
- a CDS encoding type II toxin-antitoxin system RelE family toxin — translation MKTIRWNNKARKQIKKVPKEYQESIFQSIDQLINFPNCTGLDIKPLKNHKYDYRMRVGRYRVLFDDEDQVQIIAIQEVKKRDNRTYQ, via the coding sequence ATGAAAACAATTCGATGGAACAACAAAGCCCGTAAACAAATAAAAAAAGTGCCGAAGGAATATCAGGAATCAATTTTTCAAAGCATTGATCAGTTGATTAATTTCCCCAATTGCACGGGCCTTGATATTAAACCATTAAAAAACCACAAATATGATTACAGAATGAGAGTGGGCCGCTACCGAGTGCTCTTTGACGACGAAGATCAGGTCCAAATTATAGCAATACAGGAGGTAAAAAAACGTGACAACCGCACTTACCAATAA
- a CDS encoding plasmid mobilization protein, with protein sequence MKKDKREITLKSYVTKKEYSQIKQLAKQTGFSVSEYMRRILTGQRIESRLDQEAFLSALKLNADLGRLGGCLNTILPRGLKMCLLQR encoded by the coding sequence ATGAAAAAAGACAAGCGGGAAATAACCCTCAAATCTTATGTGACGAAAAAAGAATACAGCCAAATCAAGCAACTCGCCAAACAGACGGGCTTTTCTGTCTCTGAGTATATGCGCAGGATTTTAACTGGCCAGCGGATTGAATCAAGGCTTGACCAGGAGGCTTTTTTATCCGCCCTTAAATTGAACGCTGACCTTGGTCGGCTGGGGGGCTGTTTAAATACTATCTTGCCCAGAGGTTTAAAAATGTGTCTCCTGCAGAGATAA
- a CDS encoding helix-turn-helix domain-containing protein codes for MTTALTNNVQIIEQGGKPAFAVIPWEDYQSLVEGVVQDESDVWFPHEVVKANVRGDSLVKAWREYLGMTQAELAAKAGIKQPALTRIEKIDANPRKITLIRLAEAMGLTVEQLIE; via the coding sequence GTGACAACCGCACTTACCAATAATGTCCAAATCATTGAACAGGGAGGGAAACCAGCGTTTGCTGTAATCCCCTGGGAAGATTACCAGTCCTTGGTTGAAGGAGTGGTCCAGGATGAGTCTGATGTATGGTTTCCTCATGAAGTGGTGAAGGCAAACGTCAGAGGGGACAGCCTTGTAAAAGCTTGGCGTGAATATCTGGGCATGACCCAGGCAGAGCTTGCTGCTAAGGCAGGAATCAAACAACCGGCACTGACCAGAATCGAAAAAATAGACGCCAACCCAAGAAAAATTACCCTGATCAGGTTGGCAGAGGCAATGGGGCTAACTGTTGAGCAACTTATAGAATAA
- a CDS encoding ArdC-like ssDNA-binding domain-containing protein translates to MSRYQDQLNEFSKRVLEAIEKGDAPWQKPWKEGQLLELPKNLTTDQNYKGVNLINLAMSGFNDPRWMTFNQAKEMNCFVKKGQKAATGFFYSPARLEKELDDKGKPVLDETGQEKMTKVNKPVFKTFSVFNATQVEGIEPYMHPEPAWRPEDKAEKIIASANVEITGSQLDKAFYNFLTHTIETPDKSQFDDTSKYYSTIFHELSHATAHKSMMDRNVDYADKDSRAKEELRAEISSWLVCSQTGIGYSAESKESNKAYVSSWLKAIKPEDRVKELGFAMKDAEKIAEYLMGLDLDRKLSPAAPSYEIKAHTVENGKEIDNTPDFVKEKNFKSLDEAKSTAFAYHLAVISIDRANNELFNDLPENTVFTVRDAKGMQVYSTPSEVETGQELETERYPTPRESAPLSESMRKGEKEPEKLYINVPFKEKDEAKALGAKWDKQEKSWFVEPGADQKLFQKWLEPARENRLDMNEVFAQFRDQAARLGLKIDSPQADGKLHRVAVEGDKGGKKSGAYTIYPDGRPAGFIQNHKTGEKANFKYEGEIGKIVVTSGNRQARAAEQDEEHAAAAKKAFGIYINAEKTTDHPYLRDKKINGDKEYRVDSNNRLIIPAKNLKTNKIESLQFISEDGQKQFLTGGKKSGNAYTIGELDEQKPILLVEGFATGKTLNDVSHLPAVVCFDANNLENVARQIRELMPSAELFICADNDHAKENNVGVEKAQQAAKAVGAKVIIPQFTDESKKLGYTDFNDLAKCKMGKSRVQSQLKSQIQYLSKNKGIGLER, encoded by the coding sequence ATGAGCAGATATCAGGATCAGCTCAATGAGTTTTCAAAAAGGGTTTTAGAGGCCATTGAAAAAGGCGATGCGCCCTGGCAGAAACCGTGGAAAGAAGGCCAGTTGCTGGAACTGCCTAAAAACTTAACCACGGATCAGAATTATAAAGGTGTAAACCTGATTAACCTGGCAATGAGCGGTTTCAATGACCCCAGGTGGATGACCTTCAACCAGGCTAAAGAGATGAATTGTTTTGTCAAAAAAGGGCAAAAAGCCGCCACCGGATTTTTTTATTCGCCTGCCAGATTGGAAAAAGAGCTTGATGATAAAGGAAAGCCTGTCCTGGATGAAACCGGTCAGGAAAAAATGACCAAGGTAAACAAGCCTGTTTTCAAAACCTTTTCTGTTTTTAATGCCACCCAGGTTGAAGGCATAGAACCGTACATGCATCCGGAGCCTGCCTGGAGACCGGAAGATAAAGCAGAAAAGATAATTGCATCTGCAAATGTGGAAATCACCGGAAGTCAGCTTGATAAGGCATTTTATAATTTTTTAACCCATACCATTGAAACCCCTGACAAGTCACAGTTTGATGATACGTCAAAATACTATTCCACCATATTCCATGAATTGTCCCATGCCACGGCCCATAAATCCATGATGGACAGAAATGTTGACTATGCGGATAAGGATTCCAGGGCCAAGGAGGAATTAAGGGCGGAAATATCAAGCTGGCTGGTGTGTTCCCAAACCGGTATTGGCTATTCTGCCGAATCCAAAGAGAGCAATAAAGCTTATGTTTCATCCTGGCTCAAGGCAATCAAGCCGGAAGACCGGGTAAAAGAGCTTGGGTTTGCAATGAAGGATGCGGAAAAAATCGCTGAATACCTTATGGGTCTTGATCTGGACCGGAAATTATCACCAGCCGCCCCGTCATATGAAATCAAGGCCCATACAGTCGAAAATGGCAAAGAAATTGACAACACACCTGATTTTGTAAAGGAGAAGAATTTCAAAAGCCTGGATGAGGCCAAATCCACAGCGTTTGCGTATCACCTGGCCGTTATAAGTATCGATAGGGCAAACAACGAACTGTTTAATGACCTGCCTGAAAATACGGTTTTTACAGTTCGGGATGCAAAGGGCATGCAGGTATACAGCACACCATCTGAAGTCGAGACAGGGCAGGAACTGGAAACTGAACGCTATCCCACCCCCCGGGAGTCGGCCCCTTTAAGTGAATCTATGCGCAAAGGGGAAAAAGAGCCTGAAAAATTATATATCAATGTGCCGTTTAAAGAAAAAGATGAAGCCAAGGCCCTTGGCGCAAAATGGGATAAGCAGGAAAAATCCTGGTTTGTCGAACCTGGGGCTGACCAAAAGCTATTTCAGAAATGGCTCGAACCTGCCCGGGAGAACCGCCTTGATATGAATGAAGTATTTGCTCAATTCCGGGATCAGGCAGCCAGGCTCGGCCTGAAAATTGACAGCCCCCAGGCGGACGGCAAGCTGCACCGTGTAGCGGTTGAAGGAGATAAGGGCGGCAAAAAATCCGGTGCATATACGATTTATCCTGACGGCAGGCCTGCGGGGTTCATTCAGAACCATAAAACCGGGGAAAAAGCCAATTTTAAATATGAAGGAGAAATCGGCAAAATTGTTGTTACATCCGGAAATAGACAAGCCCGGGCAGCCGAGCAGGACGAGGAGCACGCTGCAGCAGCCAAAAAAGCGTTCGGCATTTACATCAATGCCGAAAAAACCACGGATCACCCGTATCTTAGGGATAAAAAGATCAATGGCGACAAAGAATACCGGGTAGACAGTAACAACCGGCTGATTATCCCTGCCAAGAATCTTAAAACCAACAAAATAGAATCCCTGCAGTTCATAAGCGAGGATGGGCAAAAGCAGTTTCTGACCGGCGGTAAAAAATCCGGGAACGCTTATACCATAGGCGAACTCGACGAACAAAAACCCATACTGCTGGTTGAAGGGTTTGCAACGGGAAAAACTCTGAATGATGTGAGCCACCTTCCGGCAGTGGTCTGTTTTGATGCAAACAACCTTGAAAATGTGGCCAGACAGATCCGGGAATTGATGCCTTCCGCTGAGCTGTTCATTTGTGCGGATAATGACCACGCCAAAGAAAATAATGTGGGAGTGGAAAAAGCCCAACAAGCGGCCAAAGCTGTTGGTGCTAAAGTCATTATCCCCCAATTTACGGATGAATCAAAAAAACTTGGGTACACGGATTTCAATGACCTGGCCAAATGCAAAATGGGTAAGAGCCGGGTTCAAAGCCAGTTGAAATCCCAGATCCAATATCTTTCCAAAAACAAAGGCATAGGGCTTGAACGATGA